One stretch of Sander lucioperca isolate FBNREF2018 chromosome 13, SLUC_FBN_1.2, whole genome shotgun sequence DNA includes these proteins:
- the LOC116055928 gene encoding cell wall protein RBR3-like: MFRSIFGLKFFARPRSSGDMDSSSKKSKRRSERPSSPEDLNPPTILREHGRRGKRPSSSGGTNPSTIMKEHRQRGESPLSCAENQPSITRQQERRDVSSLFIVGTNPSTIMKEHRQKGESPLSCAENKPSTTRQQIRRGESPSSSSSEDDQPSSTRQRVRRFESLSSSSSEDDQPSSTRQRVRRFESPSSSSSEDDQPSTPRRKQAWRGESPPSSSSEDDQPSSTRQRVRRFESPSSSSSEDDQPSTPRRKQAWRGESPPSSSSEDDQPSSTRQRVRRFESPSSSSSEDDQPSTPRRQQEKRAESPSSSFSEDDEPSTTWRQQQRSNLYFVDINLSTTFRQDGGIGENHLPCIDIHHHSIWWEHVRRGERPLSRGVVNPSNTLRQDGSGDSPSSTFSSSEDDEPSTTWSQQERRANSLSARKEREKIKKERKTFGLLSRIYIWWLEWKIDRSAREIQSTCEDACYLQVHGHFRQPEIMAEIQKELLDRRNELAVSYHRQVFKLEMEVRKQRLKVERKK, translated from the exons ATGTTTAGATCCATTTTTGGACTAAAATTCTTTGCAAGACCTCGGTCTTCAGGAGATATGGACTCTTCTTCGAAGAAGTCCAAACGAAGGAGTGAGAGACCTTCATCTCCTGAAGACCTCAACCCTCCCACCATCTTGAGGGAGCACGGACGACGGGGTAAGAGACCTTCGTCTAGTGGAGGCACCAACCCTTCTACCATCATGAAGGAGCACAGGCAAAGGGGTGAGAGCCCTTTGTCTTGTGCAGAAAACCAGCCCTCTATCACCAGGCAGCAAGAACGAAGGGATGTGAGCTCTTTGTTCATCGTGGGCACCAACCCTTCTACCATCATGAAGGAGCACAGGCAAAAGGGTGAGAGCCCTTTGTCTTGTGCAGAAAACAAGCCCTCTACCACCAGGCAGCAAATACGAAGGGGTGAGagcccttcctcttcatcctctgaagacgaccagccttcttccaccaggcagcgagtacgaaggtttgagagcctttcctcttcatcctctgaagacgACCAGCCTTCTTCCACCAGGCAGCGAGTACGAAGGTTTGAGAGCCCTTCgtcttcatcctctgaagaTGACCAGCCTTCTACTCCAAGGCGGAAGCAAGCATGGAGAGGTGAGAGCCCTCCGTCTTCATCTTCTGAAGACGACCAGCCTTCTTCCACCAGGCAGCGAGTACGAAGGTTTGAGAGCCCTTCgtcttcatcctctgaagacgACCAGCCTTCTACTCCAAGGCGGAAGCAAGCATGGAGAGGTGAGAGCCCTCCGTCTTCATCTTCTGAAGACGACCAGCCTTCTTCCACCAGGCAGCGAGTACGAAGGTTTGAGAGCCCTTCgtcttcatcctctgaagacgACCAGCCTTCTACTCCAAGGCGGCAGCAAGAAAAAAGGGCTGAGAGCCCTTCGTCTTCATTTTCTGAAGACGACGAGCCTTCTACCACATGGAGGCAGCAACAACGAAGTAATTTGTACTTCGTAGACATCAACCTTTCTACCACCTTTAGGCAGGATGGAGGAATTGGTGAGAACCATCTGCCCTGCATTGACATTCACCACCATAGCATCTGGTGGGAGCACGTACGAAGGGGTGAGAGACCTTTGTCTCGTGGAGTTGTCAACCCTTCAAACACCTTGAGGCAGGACGGAAGTGGTGACAGCCCTTCCTCTACATTTTCATCTTCTGAAGACGACGAGCCTTCTACCACATGGAGTCAGCAAGAAAGAAGGGCTAATAGCCTGAGTGCgagaaaggagagggagaagataaagaaggagaggaaaacGTTTGGTCTGCTTTCAAGAATATACATTTGGTGGCTCGAATGGAAGATAGACCGCAGTGCCAGGGAAATCCAATCAACCTGTGAGGATGCGTGCTACCTCCAGGTTCATG GTCACTTCAGACAGCCAGAGATAATGGCCGAGATCCAAAAAGAACTGCTTGACCGAAGGAATGAGCTGGCCGTTTCATATCACAGACAAGTATTTAAGTTGGAGATGGAAGTGAGGAAGCAAAGACTGAAGGTAGAGAGGAAAAAATAG
- the tbl2 gene encoding transducin beta-like protein 2 isoform X2, whose amino-acid sequence MIKKEDGTMTFKAASEDFPQKHKAPILNIGIAETGKFIMSASTDTCIHIWDLKGEVLASINTNQITNSYAAVSPCGRFVASCGFTPDVKVWEVCFGKGGEFKEVARAFDLKGHSAGVHAFAFSNDSHRMVTVSKDGTWKLWNTDVEYKKQQDPYLLKTVPCVSSEGSRVALSPDGRVVAISDGSNLALYNAASGQLEEELHGVHSEEINDLRFDINGRFLACSGDKAIRVFHNAPGYRAAIRDMQDMLKKAQNEAMKQRLQQQIREAQSTLDTVLAAPSD is encoded by the exons ATGATCAAAAAGGAAGACGGCACTATGACTTTCAAAGCTGCCTCTGAGGACTTTCCACAGAAACACAAGGCCCCCATCCTCAACATTGGCATCgcagagacag GCAAGTTCATCATGAGCGCCTCCACCGACACCTGCATCCACATCTGGGACCTGAAAGGAGAAGTCCTGGCCTCTATCAACACTAACCAGATTACCAATTCTTATGCTGCCGTCTCCCCATGTGGCAG GTTTGTAGCGTCGTGTGGCTTCACTCCTGACGTGAAGGTGTGGGAGGTTTGCTTCGGGAAGGGAGGAGAGTTCAAAGAGGTGGCGCGAGCTTTTGACCTGAAGGGCCACTCTGCAGGAGTTCACGCATTCGCCTTCTCCAATGACTCTCACAG AATGGTGACCGTCTCCAAGGACGGTACGTGGAAGCTGTGGAACACAGACGTGGAGTACAAAAAGCAGCAGGACCCCTACCTGCTGAAGACGGTACCCTGCGTGTCATCTGAAGGTAGCCGGGTGGCCTTGTCTCCAGACGGCCGGGTGGTGGCCATCAGCGACGGCAGTAACCTGGCTCTGTACAACGCCGCCAGCGggcagctggaggaggagctgcACGGCGTCCACAGCGAGGAGATCAACGATCTTAGATTTGACATTAACGGGCGCTTCTTGGCGTGCAGCGGCGACAAGGCCATCCGAGTGTTTCACAATGCCCCGGGCTACCGGGCAGCCATCAGAGACATGCAGGACATGCTGAAGAAGGCCCAGAACGAGGCCATGAAGCAGAGACTGCAGCAGCAGATCAGAGAGGCTCAGAGCACGCTGGACACTGTGCTGGCTGCTCCTAGCGACTGA
- the tbl2 gene encoding transducin beta-like protein 2 isoform X1, producing MEVAALFALTLLLGALVILVALAVGRRKEEIREEIEQAAEFAAEGSVVKGLASKKPKQEKQRSRKDKALQHTFSHPLLAASLKSHSANVTCLDFSSNGKYLASCADDRTVRIWSTKNFLEREHKCLRANVELDHATLVRFSPDSRAFITWLANGDTIRIFKMIKKEDGTMTFKAASEDFPQKHKAPILNIGIAETGKFIMSASTDTCIHIWDLKGEVLASINTNQITNSYAAVSPCGRFVASCGFTPDVKVWEVCFGKGGEFKEVARAFDLKGHSAGVHAFAFSNDSHRMVTVSKDGTWKLWNTDVEYKKQQDPYLLKTVPCVSSEGSRVALSPDGRVVAISDGSNLALYNAASGQLEEELHGVHSEEINDLRFDINGRFLACSGDKAIRVFHNAPGYRAAIRDMQDMLKKAQNEAMKQRLQQQIREAQSTLDTVLAAPSD from the exons CTGAAGGCAGCGTTGTGAAGGGCCTTGCATCAAAGAAACCAAAGCAGGAGAAGCAGCGCAGCCGTAAGGATAAAGCTTTACAGCACACTTTCAGTCATCCCCTGTTGGCAGCCTCACTGAAG AGCCACAGTGCAAACGTGACATGCCTGGATTTCAGCAGTAACGGGAAGTACCTGGCGTCGTGCGCTGACGACCGCACCGTCCGGATCTGGAGCACCAAAAACTTCCTGGAGCGAGAACACAAGTGTCTGAGGGCCAATGTGGAGCTGGATCACGCCACGCTAGTCCGCTTCAGCCCGGACTCCag GGCGTTCATCACCTGGCTGGCCAACGGCGACACCATTCGAATCTTCAAAATGATCAAAAAGGAAGACGGCACTATGACTTTCAAAGCTGCCTCTGAGGACTTTCCACAGAAACACAAGGCCCCCATCCTCAACATTGGCATCgcagagacag GCAAGTTCATCATGAGCGCCTCCACCGACACCTGCATCCACATCTGGGACCTGAAAGGAGAAGTCCTGGCCTCTATCAACACTAACCAGATTACCAATTCTTATGCTGCCGTCTCCCCATGTGGCAG GTTTGTAGCGTCGTGTGGCTTCACTCCTGACGTGAAGGTGTGGGAGGTTTGCTTCGGGAAGGGAGGAGAGTTCAAAGAGGTGGCGCGAGCTTTTGACCTGAAGGGCCACTCTGCAGGAGTTCACGCATTCGCCTTCTCCAATGACTCTCACAG AATGGTGACCGTCTCCAAGGACGGTACGTGGAAGCTGTGGAACACAGACGTGGAGTACAAAAAGCAGCAGGACCCCTACCTGCTGAAGACGGTACCCTGCGTGTCATCTGAAGGTAGCCGGGTGGCCTTGTCTCCAGACGGCCGGGTGGTGGCCATCAGCGACGGCAGTAACCTGGCTCTGTACAACGCCGCCAGCGggcagctggaggaggagctgcACGGCGTCCACAGCGAGGAGATCAACGATCTTAGATTTGACATTAACGGGCGCTTCTTGGCGTGCAGCGGCGACAAGGCCATCCGAGTGTTTCACAATGCCCCGGGCTACCGGGCAGCCATCAGAGACATGCAGGACATGCTGAAGAAGGCCCAGAACGAGGCCATGAAGCAGAGACTGCAGCAGCAGATCAGAGAGGCTCAGAGCACGCTGGACACTGTGCTGGCTGCTCCTAGCGACTGA